One Pirellulales bacterium genomic window carries:
- a CDS encoding trypsin-like peptidase domain-containing protein: protein MTLYSIVMVLCSTMAQLGDPAIPTTKGRVISVAEDTVTIAVRAGEEPVLGDKIEIYIELPDLDGIAVLATGRVTQVTETSAIARLESKTGRIGKNQLVRVTPSKLARSSNKPIADTVSEPMPTPSPSTGRPPVPAPINADLTRAVGTALPAPLPENLGLGGVKGRPLNSLSSEPTNGDFAAPVRSFQQAVLRIGNPARGAWGTGFVISRAKRWVATNAHVADIAKIAVLNESRTSYKVEKIWYHGGVIRFMDDGKTLIQSANPADGEVDTECSDIAILKLEAVGPDLPAEVVLASPEETFGIMGSRVGILGYPGYQHDQFIQPDVFASATFVQGSVSRMTGLRHVPNAAMVQRQSVAYDARTYGGFSGSPVFLSNGRVVAVHNHSHRDAGERTLAQGLRVDVLWELLHREKLCDCVSGEPLGLPEQIAFTLAPDPRVEKLRRAQRQLAQSADLILHDEFEEAQHILKDAKLLLPDYWRLYWQSSRNITHYLADEWEDLPVQNKTSW from the coding sequence ATGACGCTGTATTCGATCGTAATGGTTCTGTGTTCAACAATGGCTCAACTAGGAGATCCGGCGATCCCGACCACAAAAGGGCGCGTCATTTCCGTGGCTGAGGATACCGTGACCATCGCCGTGCGTGCGGGAGAAGAACCTGTCCTCGGCGACAAGATCGAAATCTATATTGAGTTGCCCGACCTCGATGGGATCGCTGTCCTAGCGACTGGCCGCGTGACGCAAGTCACGGAAACTTCGGCAATTGCACGGCTGGAATCCAAGACGGGTCGAATCGGCAAGAATCAATTGGTCCGAGTCACCCCCAGCAAACTAGCCAGGAGCAGCAACAAACCGATTGCGGACACCGTGAGCGAACCGATGCCAACGCCGTCCCCTTCCACAGGCCGGCCGCCTGTTCCGGCGCCCATTAACGCAGACTTAACCCGGGCAGTCGGCACTGCCTTGCCGGCGCCTTTGCCCGAGAATCTCGGGTTGGGGGGCGTGAAAGGGCGGCCGCTTAATTCCCTGTCCAGCGAGCCGACGAACGGCGATTTTGCCGCGCCGGTTCGAAGTTTTCAGCAGGCCGTGCTAAGAATTGGCAATCCTGCCCGGGGAGCATGGGGTACCGGCTTTGTGATTTCGCGCGCCAAGCGGTGGGTCGCGACAAACGCTCATGTCGCGGATATTGCCAAGATCGCGGTTCTTAATGAAAGTCGAACCAGCTACAAGGTTGAGAAAATCTGGTATCACGGAGGCGTGATTCGCTTCATGGACGACGGCAAGACGTTGATCCAATCCGCCAATCCGGCCGATGGCGAAGTGGATACGGAATGTTCCGACATTGCCATTCTCAAACTCGAAGCGGTCGGTCCTGATCTGCCTGCCGAAGTGGTTCTCGCCTCGCCGGAAGAGACGTTCGGCATTATGGGTTCTCGCGTGGGAATCCTCGGCTATCCAGGTTATCAGCATGACCAGTTCATTCAACCAGATGTTTTCGCGTCGGCCACGTTCGTGCAGGGCAGCGTCAGCCGGATGACCGGGCTCCGCCATGTGCCCAATGCAGCGATGGTGCAGCGCCAATCGGTAGCTTACGATGCGCGGACCTACGGTGGCTTTAGTGGCTCTCCCGTATTCCTGAGCAATGGCCGAGTCGTAGCAGTTCACAACCACTCACATCGGGACGCGGGCGAGCGTACCTTGGCGCAGGGGTTGCGCGTGGATGTGCTGTGGGAGTTGCTGCACCGAGAAAAGTTGTGCGATTGCGTTTCCGGCGAGCCGCTGGGGCTGCCCGAACAGATCGCCTTCACTCTGGCCCCGGATCCTCGTGTGGAAAAACTGCGCAGGGCGCAGCGTCAGCTTGCCCAATCAGCAGACTTGATTCTGCACGATGAATTTGAAGAGGCGCAGCACATCTTGAAGGATGCCAAGTTGTTGCTGCCGGACTATTGGCGGCTGTATTGGCAAAGCTCCCGAAACATCACGCACTATTTGGCTGACGAGTGGGAGGATCTGCCGGTCCAGAATAAAACAAGTTGGAT